CTCGGAGCGCTTGACCTTGTCCACCTCCTCGGCCTGACGTTCGATGCTCAGGTTCTTGTGGATGATGCCCATGCCGCCCTGCTGGGCCAGGGCGATGGCCAAGCGGCCCTCGGTGACGGTGTCCATGGCGGCGGAGAGGATGGGGATGCGCAGGTTCACGTCCCGGGTCACGCGGGTGGCGAGGTCGACCTGATTGGGATGCACCTCGGAAGGCCCCGGCACCAGAAGCACGTCGTCGAAGGTCAGGGCCTGTACAAGGGGCAAGGTCAGCATGGTATCCTCGGAAAAAACCGGGTTCCGCACCAGCGGAACCTTGCATGCCATAATTGCACGCCCGTTGTCTTTCCGCTAGGCCAGGAGCTTTTGCCAAGGGCGCTTGTGCGCGATTTCGCATCTCTGTGACGCGTGAACGGCGACCGGGCCGCGGGCATCCAAGGGAGCACAGCGGGAGGTCCCCCGATGCCCACACCGGACCGGAATCGATGGCTCAGCCTTTTGGCGTTCGCGGCGGTCGGCTTTCCGCTCCTGGGGCTTGCGGGGTGCGATGCTCCGCGTGGGGGTTCCATGCCGCAGATCACCGAAGACGCCAACCTCAAGTCCCGACTCAGCCCCCGGCAGTACTATGTGACCCGACAGAACGGCACCGAGCCGCCCTTCGAGAACGAATACTGGAATGAGAAGCGGGAGGGGCTCTACGTCGATATCGTCGATGGTCGTCCGCTCTTCAGCTCCCGGGACAAGTTCGACGCTGGCTGCGGTTGGCCCAGCTTCACCCGCCCCCTGGCCGGGACGGTCCTGGCGGAGAAGGATGACCACAGCTTCGGAATGCTCCGGACGGAGGTGCGTTCCCAAGGCTCGGACTCCCACCTGGGCCATGTCTTCAACGACGGGCCGGGACCCACCGGGTTGCGCTATTGCATCAACAGCGCCTCCCTCCGCTTCATCCCGGTGGAACAGCTGGAGCAGGAGGGCTACCGGGGCTATCTTCCTCTCTTCCGGAAGGACCTGGACTATGAAGTGGCCCTCTTTGCCGGGGGCTGCTTCTGGGGCATGCAGGAACTGCTGAGGGGCCAGCCCGGTGTGCTCTCCACCCGGGTGGGCTACACCGGTGGGGAGACCCCGGACCCTGTCTACGAAGCGGTGAAGACGGGGAAGACCGGCCATGCCGAGGCCGTGGAGGTACGCTTCGACCCCAAGGTCACAAGCTATGAAGCCCTTTTGCGCTTCTTCTTCCGGATGCACGACCCGACCACCCTCAACCGCCAGGGCAATGATCTCGGCACCCAGTACCGGAGCGCCATCTTCACCTTCAGCCCGGCCCAGCGCCAGGCGGCCGAACGGATCAAGGCGGAGGTGGAGGGCAGTGGCAAGTGGAGCCGCCCGGTGGTAACCCTCATCGGGTCCGCCGGCCCCTTCCACGACGCCGAGGCCTATCATCAGGACTACCTGCAGAAGCACCCCGGGGGTTACACCTGCCACTGGGTCCGGGACTGAGTGTTCCGTACTTTCAGTCCGGCTGTTCGGCCAGCCAGTCCAGGGCCTGCTCACGAGTCTCGGCGAAGCACTGCCCCTTCTGCATGGCGTTGGCCAGGATCTTCTGGATGCCCCGGATTCCCACGATGGCCGAGTAGGTGTGTCCCAGGGCGGCGTTCATCTTGTCGTGGGTCTCGGCGCCGGCCTTCTTGATGGACTCGTCCGTCGTGGTGCCGGTCACATCCATGCAGACCCGCCGGATCTTCCGGTCAATGGCCAGCTTGGAGAAAAGGGGGAAGTTGGCTACGATCTGGGCCGGGGTGAGGTTCGAGTTGTCGACGATGATGATCGACTTTCCCTTGTGGGTGATTGCCTGGATGCGCTCGGACACGGAATCCTCCGTAATGGGGGGGGCGGAGCCCCTGGGTTCTTGGTTTGGGAATAGATGACGATCTTAGCGCTTTTTCCAGGAAAGATGTCTAGACATCTTTCCTGAGAATCCCTAGACCCTCCCAGCGTTCGGGCGGATGCAGGCGGCAGCGCCAACCGTTCCAGCTCACCCGCTGGAAGGTGATGGAGCCGGGCCAGGGCACCCGGTCCAGCCAGGTGCGGAGGGCCCGCTGGAGCCTCAGACGCTGCTCCGGGCCTAGGGCGAGGTCAGCCGGACTCCAGGCA
The sequence above is drawn from the uncultured Holophaga sp. genome and encodes:
- a CDS encoding bifunctional methionine sulfoxide reductase B/A protein, which translates into the protein MPQITEDANLKSRLSPRQYYVTRQNGTEPPFENEYWNEKREGLYVDIVDGRPLFSSRDKFDAGCGWPSFTRPLAGTVLAEKDDHSFGMLRTEVRSQGSDSHLGHVFNDGPGPTGLRYCINSASLRFIPVEQLEQEGYRGYLPLFRKDLDYEVALFAGGCFWGMQELLRGQPGVLSTRVGYTGGETPDPVYEAVKTGKTGHAEAVEVRFDPKVTSYEALLRFFFRMHDPTTLNRQGNDLGTQYRSAIFTFSPAQRQAAERIKAEVEGSGKWSRPVVTLIGSAGPFHDAEAYHQDYLQKHPGGYTCHWVRD
- a CDS encoding YraN family protein; this encodes MERMTLWLLWFRGWDLVGWNLSIGRSELDLLLVRGEELRLVEVKARRRGAWSPADLALGPEQRLRLQRALRTWLDRVPWPGSITFQRVSWNGWRCRLHPPERWEGLGILRKDV